Proteins from a single region of Pseudorasbora parva isolate DD20220531a chromosome 22, ASM2467924v1, whole genome shotgun sequence:
- the btf3l4 gene encoding transcription factor BTF3 homolog 4 yields MNQEKLAKLQAQVRIGGKGTARRKKKVVHRTATADDKKLQSSLKKLAVNNIAGIEEVNMIKDDGTVIHFNNPKVQASLSANTFAITGHAETKQLTEMLPGILSQLGADSLTSLRKLAEQFPRQVLDNKAPKAEDIDEEDDDVPDLVENFDEASKNEAN; encoded by the exons ATGAACCAAGAGAAATTGGCTAAACTTCAAGCCCAGGTCCGGATAGGGGGCAAG GGCACTGCACGCAGGAAGAAGAAGGTGGTGCACAGAACAGCAACAGCCGATGACAAGAAACTCCAGAGTTCATTAAAGAAGCTTGCTGTCAATAACATAGCTGGCATTGAAGAG GTGAATATGATTAAAGATGATGGCACAGTCATTCACTTCAATAACCCCAAAGTGCAGGCGTCTCTGTCTGCCAACACATTCGCCATCACTGGCCATGCAGAGACCAAACAGCTCACGGAAATGCTCCCAGGCATCCTCAGTCAGCTCGGCGCTGACAGTCTCACGAGTCTGCGCAAACTTGCCGAGCAGTTCCCCAGACAGG TTCTCGATAACAAAGCTCCGAAAGCAGAAGATATCGATGAAGAAGATGATGATGTCCCAG ATCTTGTAGAGAACTTTGACGAGGCATCAAAGAATGAGGCAAACTGA
- the ptgfr gene encoding prostaglandin F2-alpha receptor, with product MCYNGSANVGCLVSSDGVCNNGSCTKREVSVTSTAISMTVGIVSNTLALFILIKAYRRFRFKSKAAFLLFASGLVVTDFLGHLINGSLAVYVYASQKDWETYHKSLCDFFGVCMAFFGLTPLLLGSLMAVERCVGVTRPLLHTTALGSHHVKSLLGLTWLLGLLVALLPILFQRSYQVQRSRSWCFFRLQGPRDWVDVLLPIFFSVLGLLSLLLSLVCNTMTFLTLLRSRVQLDRDHHRHCRNTSHHSEMVCQLLAIMLVSCVCWGPILITGIIFSLEDHGEDQASYTHMLLVVRMATWNQILDPWVYILLRKSVLRRLFLLALRLCSPHLKFKLQWQGSTQESSTIETRSSVISRPDFICLDGPFLPDTAIQSAHLP from the exons ATGTGTTATAATGGGTCCgctaatgttggatgtttggTGTCGAGTGATGGTGTGTGTAATAATGGGAGCTGTACCAAAAGGGAAGTGTCTGTGACCTCGACTGCCATCTCAATGACGGTGGGCATTGTTTCCAACACGCTGGCTCTCTTTATCTTGATCAAAGCCTACCGCAGGTTCCGATTCAAGTCTAAAGCAGCCTTCCTCCTGTTTGCTAGTGGTCTGGTGGTGACTGACTTCTTGGGACACCTGATCAATGGCTCTCTGGCTGTCTATGTTTACGCCTCACAGAAAGACTGGGAAACATATCACAAGTCTCTGTGTGACTTTTTTGGAGTTTGCATGGCTTTCTTCGGTCTGACTCCACTGTTGCTCGGGAGCTTGATGGCAGTGGAGCGCTGTGTCGGAGTGACCCGTCCTCTCCTCCATACCACGGCGCTGGGGTCCCATCATGTCAAGAGCCTGCTGGGTCTGACCTGGCTCCTGGGTCTGCTGGTGGCCCTGCTGCCCATCCTGTTTCAGCGGTCGTACCAGGTGCAGCGTTCGCGAAGCTGGTGCTTTTTCCGCCTGCAGGGGCCACGTGACTGGGTGGATGTCCTTCTGCCGATATTCTTCTCTGTGCTGGGTTtgctctctctcctcctctcaCTAGTGTGCAATACCATGACTTTCCTCACTCTCCTGCGAAGTAGGGTACAACTTGACCGAGATCATCATCGCCATTGTCGCAACACATCACACCATTCTGAGATGGTCTGCCAGCTTTTAGCAATCATGCTGGTGTCCTGTGTGTGCTGGGGGCCAATTTTG ATAACAGGCATCATCTTCAGCCTCGAGGATCACGGTGAGGATCAGGCATCTTACACTCATATGCTGCTGGTTGTACGCATGGCGACATGGAACCAGATCCTCGATCCATGGGTGTACATCCTCCTGCGCAAATCTGTTTTGAGGAGGCTTTTTCTGCTGGCATTGAGACTTTGCAGTCCTCACCTGAAATTTAAACTCCAGTGGCAGGGCAGCACTCAGGAGAGCTCCACCATAGAGACCAGAAGCTCGGTGATCAGCAGACCAGACTTCATCTGCCTGGATGGACCTTTTCTACCTGACACTGCCATCCAATCAGCTCACCTGCCTTGA